In one window of Thermodesulfobacteriota bacterium DNA:
- the cysM gene encoding cysteine synthase B: protein MAKNSVLDLVGNTPLVKINNIARDLPTEVEVYAKLEGYNPGGSVKDRAALNMIEDAEASGRLTKDKVILDSTSGNTGIAYAWIGAVKGYKVELVVPANVSEERKKILHAFGAKVIFSNPLEGSDGAIRLAWKLYVDDPEKYCKLDQYNNPSNPLAHFNGTGVEIYEQTGGRVTHFVASIGTGGTVMGTGRRLKEYSKDIRVIAVEPSTPFHGLEGLKHMASSIVPGIYHEEELDEKIPAPTEESYDMAKRLAREEGLLVGQSSGAALWGAMEVARKLKKGVVVAIFPDGGDKYLSTRLWEA from the coding sequence ATGGCAAAAAACTCGGTTCTTGACCTGGTCGGCAACACCCCCCTTGTAAAAATCAACAATATCGCCAGGGACCTTCCTACCGAGGTGGAGGTATACGCGAAACTCGAGGGCTACAACCCCGGCGGCTCGGTAAAGGACAGGGCCGCCCTTAACATGATTGAGGACGCAGAGGCGAGCGGCAGGCTTACGAAAGACAAGGTCATCCTCGACTCTACCTCGGGGAATACCGGCATAGCCTATGCCTGGATAGGGGCCGTGAAGGGCTACAAGGTCGAGCTGGTCGTGCCTGCCAACGTGAGCGAGGAGAGAAAGAAGATACTCCACGCCTTCGGGGCCAAGGTCATCTTCTCCAACCCGCTCGAAGGCTCTGACGGCGCGATAAGGCTCGCCTGGAAGCTCTATGTGGACGACCCCGAGAAGTACTGCAAGCTCGACCAGTACAATAACCCCTCGAACCCGCTCGCGCATTTCAACGGAACGGGTGTCGAGATATACGAGCAGACCGGCGGCCGAGTAACCCATTTCGTCGCCTCCATCGGCACGGGCGGGACTGTCATGGGGACAGGCAGAAGGCTCAAGGAGTACAGCAAGGACATAAGGGTCATAGCCGTAGAGCCGTCTACCCCGTTCCACGGCCTTGAAGGCCTGAAGCACATGGCCTCCTCGATAGTGCCGGGCATATACCACGAGGAAGAGCTCGACGAGAAGATCCCGGCCCCGACGGAAGAGTCTTACGATATGGCAAAGAGGCTCGCGAGGGAAGAGGGCTTGCTCGTCGGCCAGTCATCGGGCGCGGCGTTATGGGGAGCGATGGAGGTCGCCAGGAAGCTTAAGAAAGGCGTTGTGGTCGCCATCTTCCCGGACGGCGGGGACAAGTACCTTTCCACTCGGCTATGGGAAGCCTGA
- a CDS encoding NIL domain-containing protein, with the protein MKKRVYLTYPKEQVKEPLLYHVGRKFEVVTNIRQATVSDKIGLVALELEGEPEEIEKAIQYLIEMGVKVEPIELDIIE; encoded by the coding sequence TTGAAAAAGAGGGTCTATCTCACCTATCCCAAGGAGCAGGTAAAGGAGCCCCTGCTTTACCATGTCGGCAGGAAGTTCGAGGTGGTGACGAACATCAGGCAGGCGACGGTGTCCGACAAGATAGGCCTTGTCGCGCTCGAGCTCGAAGGTGAGCCGGAGGAGATAGAAAAGGCGATACAGTATCTGATCGAGATGGGCGTGAAGGTCGAGCCCATAGAGCTCGATATCATCGAATGA
- a CDS encoding MoaD/ThiS family protein, with protein MVIKVRIPTPLRKLTNGSDEVGASGANVAEIIEDLERNYPGLKERICEEDGKLRRFVNIYLNDEDIRFKENMDTRLKENDELSIIPAIAGGAL; from the coding sequence ATGGTAATCAAGGTCAGGATACCGACCCCGCTCAGGAAGCTCACCAACGGCTCGGATGAAGTCGGCGCAAGCGGCGCGAACGTCGCAGAGATAATCGAGGACCTGGAAAGGAACTACCCGGGCCTCAAGGAAAGGATCTGCGAGGAGGACGGCAAGCTCAGGAGGTTCGTGAACATCTACCTGAACGACGAGGACATCAGGTTCAAGGAGAACATGGACACCAGGCTCAAGGAAAACGACGAGCTCTCCATAATCCCAGCCATCGCCGGAGGCGCGCTTTGA
- a CDS encoding sulfurtransferase TusA family protein, which translates to MSESGTHATLDLRGVMCPINFVKTKLKLEMMSPGEVLEVILDSGEPIQNVPKSIKEEGHRIIEVKKEGDFFRLKVEKG; encoded by the coding sequence ATGAGCGAATCAGGCACGCATGCTACATTAGACCTCCGGGGCGTCATGTGCCCCATAAATTTCGTGAAGACGAAGCTCAAGCTCGAGATGATGAGCCCGGGCGAGGTGCTGGAAGTCATACTCGATTCCGGCGAGCCCATACAGAACGTGCCCAAGTCCATCAAGGAAGAGGGCCACAGGATAATCGAAGTCAAGAAGGAAGGGGACTTCTTCAGGCTCAAGGTCGAGAAGGGCTGA
- a CDS encoding 4Fe-4S binding protein, translated as MTDHFIQDKTTKVTVNLEGAEQKMDFNDLKSGGFIKQRQKDLFTVRLRCPGGKLTTEKLIEISKIAHKYSKKGVVHFSFRQSLEILYVDYKEFNAIVAELEKIGQKVASCGPRVRVPTACGGCEYNPNGLTDTQKMAEMVDQTFFGTPTPHKFKTSFSGCPIDCARTKEMDLGFQGVVDPKWEEEACTGCTICSEACKEGAIESDPDTGKPIFDPLKCIWCGDCIRACPTEAWRPKRYGHIVRIGGKHGRHPMEAVEVCSFLPDEKVADAIRLTIEWYNANGKRGERIGNTLKRVGLDNYLKFMEPVFRNNETVKA; from the coding sequence ATGACCGACCATTTCATTCAGGATAAGACAACCAAGGTTACCGTTAACCTCGAAGGCGCCGAGCAGAAGATGGACTTTAACGACCTTAAGTCCGGCGGCTTCATAAAGCAGAGACAGAAGGACCTTTTCACGGTGCGCCTGCGCTGCCCGGGCGGCAAGCTCACCACCGAAAAGCTAATAGAGATATCTAAGATAGCCCACAAGTACAGCAAAAAGGGCGTAGTCCACTTCAGCTTCCGCCAGTCCCTTGAGATACTCTATGTTGACTACAAGGAGTTCAACGCGATAGTCGCGGAGCTTGAGAAAATAGGGCAGAAGGTCGCCTCCTGCGGCCCGAGGGTCAGGGTCCCTACGGCCTGCGGCGGGTGCGAATACAACCCGAACGGCCTTACGGACACGCAGAAGATGGCCGAGATGGTCGATCAGACATTCTTCGGCACGCCGACCCCGCACAAGTTCAAGACCTCTTTTTCGGGCTGCCCCATAGACTGCGCCAGGACCAAGGAGATGGACCTGGGCTTCCAGGGCGTGGTCGACCCGAAATGGGAAGAGGAAGCCTGCACCGGCTGCACCATCTGCTCGGAGGCCTGCAAGGAAGGGGCGATAGAGTCCGACCCGGACACCGGAAAGCCCATATTCGACCCGTTGAAGTGCATCTGGTGCGGCGACTGCATCAGGGCGTGCCCCACGGAGGCCTGGAGGCCCAAGAGGTACGGCCACATAGTGAGGATAGGCGGCAAGCACGGAAGGCACCCGATGGAGGCGGTCGAGGTGTGCAGCTTCCTGCCGGATGAGAAGGTCGCCGACGCCATAAGGCTCACCATAGAGTGGTACAACGCCAACGGCAAGAGGGGCGAAAGGATCGGCAACACCCTTAAGAGGGTGGGGCTCGATAATTACCTCAAGTTCATGGAGCCGGTCTTCCGGAATAACGAGACCGTAAAGGCATAG
- the thrC gene encoding threonine synthase — translation MSYMKALKCRECGKEYPKEALHVCELCFGPLEVVYEYDRMKGVLTREAIEGRAPNMWRYKELLPIEGEPTVGGQVGYTPLVRATNLAKALGVKELYIKNDAVNFPTLSFKDRVVSVALSRARELGFTVASCASTGNLANSVAANAAACGMESFVFIPYDLEQTKILGTLVYGATVVSIKGTYDEVNRLCSEIAGKYGWAFVNINIRPYYAEGSKTFGYEIAEQLGWKTPRHVVVPMAGGSLITKIHKAFKEFHTLGLIPDNTAKIYGAQAAGCSPIVNAVKEGSELIRPVRPNTIAKSLAIGNPADGYYSARVMRETGGWGENVTDEEIIEAMKLLAETEGIFAETAGGVTLGAAKKLIESGRIPRDESIVVSITGNGLKTQEALYGKLKEPTVINAKLQEFDDLVKAGGREYAVKA, via the coding sequence ATGAGCTATATGAAGGCGTTGAAATGCAGGGAGTGCGGGAAGGAGTACCCCAAAGAGGCGCTCCACGTCTGCGAGTTGTGCTTCGGGCCGCTCGAGGTCGTGTACGAATACGACAGGATGAAGGGCGTCCTCACCAGGGAAGCGATAGAGGGGCGCGCCCCGAACATGTGGCGGTATAAGGAACTCCTCCCGATCGAGGGCGAGCCGACGGTCGGCGGCCAGGTCGGGTACACTCCGCTCGTGCGCGCGACGAACCTCGCGAAGGCGCTCGGAGTAAAGGAGCTCTACATAAAGAACGACGCGGTGAACTTCCCCACCCTCTCGTTCAAGGACAGGGTGGTTTCGGTAGCGCTTTCGAGGGCAAGGGAGCTGGGCTTCACGGTGGCCTCCTGCGCCTCTACAGGGAACCTCGCGAATTCGGTCGCCGCAAACGCCGCGGCCTGCGGCATGGAGAGCTTCGTCTTCATCCCCTACGACCTCGAGCAGACCAAGATACTCGGCACGCTCGTATACGGCGCGACCGTCGTCAGCATAAAAGGCACCTACGACGAGGTCAACAGGCTCTGCAGCGAAATTGCCGGCAAATACGGCTGGGCCTTTGTTAACATCAACATAAGGCCATACTACGCCGAGGGCTCGAAGACATTCGGCTACGAGATAGCCGAGCAGCTCGGCTGGAAGACCCCGAGGCACGTTGTGGTGCCGATGGCGGGCGGATCTCTCATAACCAAGATACACAAGGCCTTCAAGGAGTTCCATACCCTGGGCCTCATCCCCGATAACACTGCGAAGATATACGGAGCCCAGGCCGCAGGGTGCTCGCCTATAGTCAACGCCGTAAAGGAGGGGAGCGAGCTAATCCGCCCGGTCCGCCCCAATACCATAGCCAAGTCGCTGGCTATCGGAAACCCAGCCGACGGCTACTACTCGGCCAGGGTCATGAGGGAAACCGGCGGCTGGGGCGAGAACGTGACCGACGAGGAGATAATAGAGGCCATGAAGCTCCTTGCCGAGACAGAGGGCATATTCGCGGAGACCGCCGGTGGCGTGACGCTCGGGGCCGCGAAGAAGCTTATCGAGTCCGGCAGGATCCCGAGGGACGAATCCATAGTCGTCTCTATAACCGGGAACGGGCTTAAGACCCAGGAGGCCCTCTACGGCAAGCTCAAGGAGCCCACGGTCATCAACGCCAAACTTCAGGAGTTTGACGACCTCGTAAAGGCCGGGGGCAGGGAATACGCCGTAAAGGCATAG
- a CDS encoding outer membrane beta-barrel protein, producing the protein MRKTFFVIAALLLCSIPRPGFAAEEEIGIALSAGKRVDNLDWSIAGGGVNVLSELTWKDVESYQIKGRARIYIGRVYLRSHAAFAFIVEGENQDSDYAGNDRTLEWSRSNNKADSGNLWDVSGGAGYVFRFAPAGGRLDLIPVVGLSYHKQNLRITDGFQTIPALGPFPGLDSTYSASWAGPWAGVDAVYSRGRLTITGSVEYHVVDFNAVANWNLRSDFAHPNSFEQWADGRGVVAGLGAEYALDDRWTLAGSFDIQDFRTSAGTDRTYFSSGGTVDTRLNEVSWDSSAFSIGLNYRF; encoded by the coding sequence ATGAGAAAAACATTTTTCGTAATAGCCGCCCTCCTCCTTTGCAGCATCCCACGGCCTGGATTCGCAGCCGAAGAGGAAATCGGAATAGCCCTTTCAGCCGGAAAGAGGGTAGATAACCTCGACTGGTCGATAGCCGGGGGCGGCGTCAATGTCCTCTCAGAGCTTACCTGGAAGGACGTTGAGAGCTATCAGATCAAGGGCAGGGCCCGCATATACATCGGACGGGTCTATCTGAGAAGCCATGCGGCGTTTGCCTTTATCGTGGAAGGGGAGAACCAGGATTCGGACTACGCCGGAAACGACAGGACGCTTGAATGGTCGCGCTCGAACAACAAGGCCGACAGCGGCAATCTCTGGGACGTTTCAGGCGGGGCGGGCTACGTATTCAGGTTCGCGCCTGCCGGAGGCAGGCTGGACCTCATACCGGTCGTCGGCCTTTCCTATCATAAGCAGAACCTCAGGATCACGGACGGTTTTCAGACGATCCCGGCCCTGGGGCCTTTTCCGGGCCTGGACAGCACCTACTCCGCATCGTGGGCCGGCCCGTGGGCCGGGGTCGACGCCGTTTACTCCCGCGGGAGGCTTACCATAACAGGCTCTGTCGAATATCATGTCGTTGATTTCAACGCGGTCGCAAACTGGAACCTCCGCTCTGATTTCGCCCACCCGAACAGCTTCGAGCAGTGGGCGGACGGCAGGGGCGTGGTTGCCGGTCTCGGCGCGGAATACGCCCTGGACGACAGGTGGACTCTGGCGGGCTCTTTCGACATCCAGGACTTCCGCACCTCCGCAGGGACCGACAGGACATATTTCTCCTCGGGCGGGACTGTCGATACGCGGCTGAACGAGGTAAGCTGGGATTCGTCGGCCTTCTCGATAGGCCTGAACTACAGGTTCTGA
- a CDS encoding transcriptional regulator has protein sequence MSQKELTTRQAIIEALSGKTLTSKEISGAVGIREKDVLEHLEHIARSFHKGRPDGRVFVVEPSECLECGFVFRKRERLRTPSKCPVCRSEGITATRFGITEG, from the coding sequence GTGTCCCAGAAAGAGCTTACAACCAGGCAGGCGATAATCGAGGCCCTCTCCGGGAAGACGCTTACCTCGAAGGAGATTTCCGGCGCGGTCGGCATCCGCGAGAAGGACGTACTCGAGCACCTCGAGCATATCGCAAGGTCGTTCCACAAGGGAAGGCCGGATGGACGGGTCTTCGTGGTCGAGCCTTCCGAGTGCCTTGAGTGCGGCTTTGTATTCAGGAAAAGGGAAAGGCTCAGGACGCCTTCAAAGTGCCCGGTATGCAGGTCCGAGGGTATAACTGCGACAAGGTTCGGAATAACGGAAGGCTGA